One window from the genome of Rhodanobacteraceae bacterium encodes:
- a CDS encoding peptide deformylase, with the protein MALLPILEYPDERLRTVAKPIDHIDDALQRLIDDMFETMYEAPGVGLAATQINFHRQLIVIDVSEEKNTPLVLINPRIVESEGTETCQEGCLSVPGIFADVVRAERIVVEALDRHGELRRIDATGLLAVCIQHEMDHLAGKVFVDYLSPLKRQLVKRKMEKRHRQGAPAASASA; encoded by the coding sequence ATGGCCCTATTACCCATACTCGAATATCCCGATGAGCGACTGCGCACCGTCGCCAAGCCGATCGATCACATCGACGACGCCCTCCAGCGCCTCATCGACGACATGTTTGAAACCATGTACGAGGCACCAGGCGTGGGCCTGGCGGCCACCCAGATCAATTTTCACCGGCAGTTGATCGTCATCGACGTCAGCGAAGAAAAGAACACACCTCTGGTGCTGATCAATCCGCGCATCGTCGAATCCGAGGGCACCGAGACCTGCCAGGAAGGCTGTCTGTCGGTACCGGGCATCTTCGCCGATGTGGTTCGCGCCGAACGCATCGTGGTCGAGGCTCTGGATCGTCACGGCGAACTGCGCCGCATCGATGCCACGGGTTTGTTGGCAGTATGCATCCAGCACGAGATGGATCATCTGGCCGGCAAGGTCTTCGTTGACTACCTGTCGCCGCTGAAGCGGCAGCTGGTCAAGCGCAAGATGGAAAAGCGCCACCGTCAGGGCGCTCCCGCCGCCAGCGCCAGCGCCTGA
- a CDS encoding HAMP domain-containing protein, with protein sequence MNVWKRALPLLALSVLALGAVYLSGRDAEVGPRMGPEWTWVLVGMGLSLALLLGALGLEAWRLRRDVLARAPGARLSWRLLKRLALLVLPPLGMLFIFSLRFVHGAVDGWFQVDVTAALDDSLTVARRAIDLSEQQALRRVRVQSRRIDAGEADGDDVALANVLDDLDALELVIYDAQRNISARASADPRFLVPSAPDDALWRAARTRGSASSIDRSGEALTILALVDMPDRDQVMLGRFVLDNEIATLAQAIEKHYYDYRQLAFLRGALKYTLSVVLSVVLVAAILFALYLAFALARGLVDPLRRLVEATRAVAQGDYRIEVPEITDDELGGLARAFNQMARELDEANQRLLRAAGDAEAGRRYFEGVLDRISSGVLSLDGAGRLRTSNGSAQEILGVDLSPWNGLPIERLGKADPPLLPLVQRLVEALAREPGDWREEVRIQRGQIEQRLLLRGARLPGGDGEVGGLVLVFEDEGEYARATRDSAWSEVARRLAHEIKNPLTPIQLAAERLRRKFLERLPEADREILDRSTHTIVAQVEALKAMVNAFSDYARPPRLELKPVRLSKVIREVVDLYSGDTSRVDIHLRIPEDEPPVRADIGRVRQLLHNLLRNAEEAQPDRRAQVDLALHSTQDGSRNFLELDVRDHGPGIPETLRDRLFEPYTTTKPKGTGLGLAIVKKIVEEHGGHIRVDNMSDGGARFRVRFPL encoded by the coding sequence ATGAATGTCTGGAAGCGGGCTCTGCCGCTGCTGGCCTTGTCGGTACTGGCCCTGGGGGCGGTCTATCTGTCGGGCCGCGATGCCGAAGTCGGCCCGCGCATGGGCCCGGAATGGACCTGGGTGCTGGTCGGCATGGGTCTGTCGCTGGCGCTGCTGCTCGGCGCGCTCGGTCTGGAAGCCTGGCGCCTGCGCCGTGACGTGCTGGCGCGGGCCCCCGGCGCGCGCCTGAGCTGGCGGTTGCTCAAGCGTCTGGCGCTGCTGGTGCTGCCGCCGCTGGGCATGTTGTTCATCTTTTCGCTGCGCTTCGTCCACGGCGCCGTTGATGGCTGGTTTCAGGTCGATGTGACTGCCGCCCTCGACGACAGCCTGACCGTGGCCCGGCGCGCCATCGATCTCAGCGAGCAACAGGCGCTGCGTCGGGTGCGCGTGCAGAGCCGCCGGATCGACGCCGGCGAAGCGGATGGCGATGATGTCGCCCTCGCCAATGTCCTTGATGATCTGGATGCGCTGGAGCTGGTGATCTACGACGCCCAGCGCAACATCAGCGCGCGCGCAAGCGCCGATCCGCGCTTCCTGGTGCCGAGCGCACCCGACGACGCCCTCTGGCGCGCGGCGCGCACGCGCGGCTCGGCGTCGAGCATCGATCGTTCCGGCGAGGCATTGACGATACTGGCGCTGGTCGACATGCCCGATCGCGACCAGGTCATGCTCGGCCGATTCGTGCTCGACAACGAGATCGCCACGCTGGCACAGGCCATCGAGAAGCACTACTACGACTATCGACAGCTGGCCTTTCTGCGCGGTGCGCTCAAGTACACGCTGAGCGTGGTGCTGAGCGTGGTGCTGGTCGCGGCCATTCTGTTTGCGCTGTATCTGGCGTTCGCGCTGGCGCGTGGACTGGTCGATCCGCTGCGGAGGCTGGTGGAGGCCACCCGCGCCGTGGCCCAGGGCGACTACCGCATCGAAGTTCCAGAGATCACCGACGACGAACTCGGCGGCCTGGCGCGGGCCTTCAACCAGATGGCGCGTGAACTCGATGAGGCCAATCAGCGGCTGCTGCGCGCCGCTGGCGACGCCGAAGCCGGGCGACGCTATTTCGAGGGCGTGCTCGATCGAATTTCCTCGGGCGTGCTCAGCCTCGACGGCGCCGGCCGCTTGCGCACCTCCAATGGGTCGGCGCAGGAGATCCTGGGTGTGGATCTGAGCCCATGGAATGGCTTGCCGATCGAGCGCCTGGGCAAGGCCGACCCTCCGCTACTGCCGCTGGTGCAGCGACTGGTCGAGGCGCTTGCGCGGGAGCCGGGCGACTGGCGCGAGGAAGTGCGCATCCAGCGTGGCCAGATCGAGCAGCGCTTGCTGCTGCGAGGCGCGCGCCTGCCCGGGGGTGATGGCGAGGTCGGTGGTCTGGTGCTGGTGTTCGAGGATGAGGGCGAATACGCCCGCGCCACCCGCGATTCCGCCTGGTCGGAAGTAGCGCGGCGGCTGGCGCACGAGATCAAGAATCCGCTGACGCCGATCCAGCTGGCGGCCGAACGCCTGCGCCGCAAATTTCTGGAGCGGCTGCCCGAAGCCGACCGCGAGATACTCGACCGCTCCACCCATACCATCGTCGCCCAGGTCGAGGCGCTGAAGGCCATGGTCAATGCCTTCAGCGACTACGCCCGACCGCCGCGGCTGGAACTCAAGCCGGTCCGCCTGTCCAAGGTCATCCGCGAAGTGGTCGATCTGTACAGCGGAGACACCTCGCGGGTGGACATCCATCTGCGCATCCCCGAGGACGAGCCGCCGGTGCGCGCCGATATCGGCCGCGTCCGCCAACTGTTGCACAATCTGCTGCGCAATGCCGAGGAGGCCCAGCCCGATCGCCGCGCGCAGGTCGATCTGGCCCTGCACAGCACTCAGGACGGCAGCCGCAACTTCCTCGAACTGGACGTGCGTGACCACGGCCCCGGCATCCCGGAGACCCTGCGCGATCGCTTGTTCGAGCCCTACACCACCACCAAACCCAAGGGCACGGGCCTGGGGCTGGCCATCGTCAAGAAGATCGTTGAAGAACACGGCGGCCATATCCGCGTCGACAACATGAGCGACGGCGGCGCCAGGTTCAGGGTGCGGTTTCCTTTGTGA
- a CDS encoding DUF4390 domain-containing protein has translation MLPALLAAQDLAIRRVSAVADAVPTLQLVMSIKLGTRATEAIEAGLVLSFKVDWELADGRELQQHLLLRYSPLLRSYQLGIGQEVVQTFALRNSLLAAMENARMRWPEARACEGDCGGRVRIRLDPAALPAPLRLPALVDSDWRFDSGWQALATNAGAAR, from the coding sequence ATGCTGCCGGCACTGCTGGCGGCGCAGGATCTAGCCATCCGCCGGGTCAGCGCCGTCGCCGATGCCGTGCCTACCCTGCAACTGGTGATGAGCATCAAGCTCGGCACCCGCGCCACCGAGGCCATCGAGGCCGGTCTGGTGCTGAGCTTCAAGGTCGATTGGGAACTCGCTGACGGCCGCGAACTGCAGCAGCATCTGCTGCTGCGCTATTCCCCATTGCTGCGCAGCTATCAGCTGGGTATCGGCCAGGAGGTGGTGCAGACCTTCGCCCTGCGCAACTCGCTGCTGGCGGCGATGGAGAACGCCCGAATGCGCTGGCCGGAGGCCCGCGCCTGCGAGGGCGATTGCGGCGGACGCGTGCGCATACGCCTGGATCCGGCCGCCTTGCCGGCGCCCTTGCGACTGCCGGCCCTGGTCGACAGCGACTGGCGTTTCGACAGTGGCTGGCAGGCGCTCGCCACCAACGCCGGAGCCGCACGATGA
- the rsmB gene encoding 16S rRNA (cytosine(967)-C(5))-methyltransferase RsmB → MPAPNSSAEPIRVQVARVLHAVARGVSLDQALARHLAEPAAGHERDPAFARALCYESLRHGVSNAALMTQLCQRPPKALIAALLGAALTELRFLATPVHAAVAETVAAARVLDAGAAGFANAVLRRFLRERDTLEAQLQQNLLARLDHPAWLIERFEADWPEQLEAICAGGNRAAPMWLRVDPRQGSREDYQAELAELGIEATAPVSPPQALLLTTPVAVERLPGFAQGRASVQDAAAQQVVAVMDAKPGQRVLDACAAPGGKTAALAEQVPDLVLTVIEKDAQRCPRLEDTLRRCRVSARLVVADAADTGGWWDGERFDRILIDAPCTGTGVIRRHPDIKFLRRASDVAALAREQSRLLDALWPLLTPGGRLTYATCSILKSENQAQIEAFCQRTPSARALPLSLPGFVAAGPGVQCLPGSADQDGFYYACLQRSD, encoded by the coding sequence ATGCCCGCCCCGAACTCAAGCGCTGAACCCATCCGGGTGCAGGTGGCCCGCGTGCTGCACGCGGTGGCCCGCGGTGTTTCCCTGGATCAGGCGCTGGCCCGCCATCTCGCCGAGCCGGCTGCCGGCCACGAGCGCGATCCGGCCTTTGCCCGCGCGCTGTGCTACGAAAGCCTGCGCCATGGCGTCTCCAACGCCGCATTGATGACGCAACTCTGCCAACGGCCACCCAAAGCCCTGATCGCGGCGCTGCTCGGCGCCGCCTTGACCGAGCTGCGCTTCCTGGCGACGCCGGTCCATGCAGCCGTGGCCGAAACTGTCGCTGCGGCCAGGGTGCTGGATGCCGGCGCCGCCGGATTCGCCAACGCGGTGCTGCGGCGTTTCCTGCGCGAACGAGATACGCTCGAAGCCCAGTTGCAGCAGAACCTGCTGGCGCGCCTGGACCACCCGGCGTGGCTGATCGAACGATTTGAAGCGGACTGGCCCGAGCAGCTTGAGGCCATCTGCGCCGGCGGCAATCGGGCGGCACCGATGTGGCTGCGGGTGGATCCGCGCCAGGGCAGTCGCGAGGACTACCAGGCCGAGCTGGCCGAACTGGGCATCGAAGCCACGGCGCCAGTATCGCCGCCGCAGGCGCTGCTGCTGACGACGCCGGTCGCGGTCGAACGCCTGCCCGGATTCGCCCAGGGCCGCGCCTCGGTGCAGGATGCGGCGGCGCAGCAGGTGGTGGCGGTGATGGACGCGAAGCCCGGCCAGCGGGTGCTCGACGCCTGTGCGGCGCCGGGCGGCAAGACCGCCGCGCTGGCCGAACAGGTACCCGATCTGGTGCTGACCGTGATCGAGAAGGACGCCCAGCGTTGCCCACGTCTGGAGGACACGCTGCGGCGCTGTCGGGTCTCGGCCAGACTGGTCGTGGCCGACGCTGCCGACACGGGCGGTTGGTGGGACGGCGAGCGTTTCGACCGCATCCTGATCGATGCGCCTTGCACCGGAACCGGCGTGATCCGTCGCCATCCGGACATCAAGTTTCTGCGCCGCGCCAGCGATGTGGCGGCGCTGGCTCGGGAACAATCGCGCCTGCTGGATGCGCTTTGGCCTTTGCTCACACCCGGCGGACGTCTAACCTACGCGACGTGCTCAATCCTGAAATCAGAGAATCAGGCCCAGATCGAGGCCTTCTGCCAGCGCACGCCGTCGGCGCGCGCGCTGCCGCTGTCCTTGCCGGGCTTCGTCGCCGCCGGCCCGGGGGTTCAGTGCCTGCCGGGCAGCGCCGATCAGGACGGCTTCTACTACGCCTGCTTGCAGCGTTCGGATTGA
- a CDS encoding methionyl-tRNA formyltransferase translates to MSLRVVFAGTPDFAVPCLDAVLGSGADCVAVYTQPDRPAGRGRQLQPSPVKQRALQAGLPVEQPLTLKEAQVQSQLAAYAPDLMIVVAYGLILPRAVLALPRLGCWNVHASLLPRWRGAAPIQRAILAGDAETGVDLMQMEAGLDTGPVLLQRRTPIAADDSSGRLHDRLAGLGAELLREGLGRVLAGETLSPRPQSEDGVCYAHKLEKSEALLDWQQSAAELDRKIRAFSPWPVAEAVIAGERVRIHAAEPVEASGTPGEPVHASRSRLVIACGEGALALLRLQRAGGRVIDATDYVNARPELKR, encoded by the coding sequence ATGTCGCTGCGCGTGGTCTTTGCCGGTACGCCGGATTTCGCCGTGCCGTGTCTGGACGCGGTACTCGGCAGTGGCGCCGACTGCGTGGCCGTGTACACCCAACCCGATCGCCCGGCAGGGCGCGGTCGCCAGTTGCAGCCGAGCCCGGTCAAGCAACGCGCGCTGCAAGCCGGCTTGCCGGTGGAACAGCCGCTGACGCTCAAGGAGGCGCAGGTGCAGTCGCAGCTGGCTGCCTATGCGCCGGACCTGATGATCGTGGTGGCCTATGGCCTGATCCTGCCGCGTGCCGTGCTGGCGCTGCCGCGCCTGGGTTGCTGGAATGTGCATGCCAGCCTGCTCCCGCGCTGGCGCGGGGCGGCGCCGATCCAGCGCGCCATCCTGGCCGGCGATGCCGAAACCGGGGTCGATCTGATGCAGATGGAAGCCGGGCTCGATACCGGACCGGTCCTGCTGCAGCGGCGCACACCGATTGCGGCCGATGACAGCAGCGGGCGCCTGCATGATCGGCTGGCGGGGCTCGGCGCCGAGCTGCTGCGCGAAGGGCTGGGCCGGGTGCTGGCCGGCGAGACCCTGAGCCCGCGGCCGCAGTCCGAAGACGGCGTCTGTTATGCCCACAAGCTGGAAAAGTCCGAAGCGCTGCTGGATTGGCAGCAGTCGGCAGCGGAGCTGGATCGCAAGATACGCGCCTTCTCGCCCTGGCCGGTGGCCGAGGCGGTGATCGCCGGTGAGCGGGTGCGCATCCATGCGGCCGAGCCGGTCGAGGCCAGCGGCACGCCGGGAGAACCGGTGCACGCCAGCCGCAGCCGGCTGGTGATTGCCTGTGGCGAAGGCGCGCTGGCCCTGCTGCGCTTGCAGCGCGCTGGCGGTCGGGTCATCGACGCCACCGACTACGTCAATGCCCGCCCCGAACTCAAGCGCTGA